The sequence GCTTGCTATGCAATATCATCCGGATAGAAATAACGGTGATAAAAAAGCAGAACAAAAATTCAAAGAAATAAACGAAGCTTACGAAACATTAAGTGATAGCACAAAAAGAGCGTCATATGATAAGTTCGGTAGTGCAGGTGCAGGACACGGGTTTTCTAGTGCAAACAGTAGTCATGATTTTTCTGACTTTTCTGATTTTTTCAGTGGTATCTTTAACGAATTTTCCGGTGGTAGAAGACAGAAAAAAAGACCTATGGAAAGTCCTGGCGCAGATCTAAAATATGACTTATCAATTACACTAGAGGACGCGTATAATGGAAAGAAACATCCAATAGAATTCCGCTCATATGTGAGATGCGGAGACTGTACTGGCACCGGCGGAAAAAATGGTGATAAAAATTTTATCGAATGCTCTCATTGTAAAGGAAGTGGCACCATGCAATACCAACAAGGATTTTTCGCAGTGCAAAATACATGTAAATACTGCAATGGTTGCGGGTATGATTTAAAGAATCCATGTCCGACTTGTAAAGGCACTGGAAGAGTACAGAAAGATCGTTCGATATCAGTATCGATACCTAAGGGCATTAGAAGTGGAGATAAAATAAAAATTCAGAATGAAGGAGAAGCAGGTATCAGAGGAGGGATGAGTGGCTCTCTATTTGTATTCATTGAAGTAATGGGACATGAATTTTATAAGAGAAATGGAAACGATCTAGAGTGCGAAGTGCCAGTGAAGTTCCATGTTGCAGCGCTTGGAGGAGAAGTAGAATTTTACAATATAGATAAAAATCTTATAAAAATACAAATTCCAGAAGGCACTCAATCAAGTGCAGTATTTAGATTAAAACAGAAAGGCATGCCCGTCGTCAATTACTCCAATTACGGAGATCTATACGTACGCATAAAAGTGGAAGTACCTACAAAGCTCACTGAATCTCAAAAAGACATCTTAAAACACTTTGCTGAATCTACACAAGATAACTCATACCCTAGCGTTACGGGCTTTTTTTCGAGAATTAGAGATATGTTTAAGTAATTTTAGTTATAATGAGCGCTAGTATTTATTATTTAAACTTTAATATATGAGATAGATTTTATATAATATTAATATGTACATCTCGTTAGATTAAATATATGTCAACACAACGCAATCTCATTCGCTGCTCTTTTATCGTTGCTTTCACTTTCTTGTGTTCCATCTTCGCTTCTGTATCGTATGCGGATTCTGCAGCATTGCACATCAAAGAAGCGTTTACAAGAAAGTGTGCTGAAGTGTCGGAAAAAACGTTCAGCATTATGAATAACAAGAACTCCTCGTCACAACAGAAAGAGAAAGCACTGGAGGAGATACTGTATAATACTATGAGTGTAGAGCAAATGGCGCAGTTTGCTGCTTCATCATTCTGGAATAATATGAGTGAAGTTCAAAAAAATTCTTATATAAAAGCATACTCTTCATACATGGTGAAGCAGTATATTCCTA is a genomic window of Candidatus Fokinia solitaria containing:
- the dnaJ gene encoding molecular chaperone DnaJ, with translation MSDKDYYKVLGVSRSADTDEIKKAYRKLAMQYHPDRNNGDKKAEQKFKEINEAYETLSDSTKRASYDKFGSAGAGHGFSSANSSHDFSDFSDFFSGIFNEFSGGRRQKKRPMESPGADLKYDLSITLEDAYNGKKHPIEFRSYVRCGDCTGTGGKNGDKNFIECSHCKGSGTMQYQQGFFAVQNTCKYCNGCGYDLKNPCPTCKGTGRVQKDRSISVSIPKGIRSGDKIKIQNEGEAGIRGGMSGSLFVFIEVMGHEFYKRNGNDLECEVPVKFHVAALGGEVEFYNIDKNLIKIQIPEGTQSSAVFRLKQKGMPVVNYSNYGDLYVRIKVEVPTKLTESQKDILKHFAESTQDNSYPSVTGFFSRIRDMFK
- a CDS encoding phospholipid-binding protein MlaC yields the protein MSTQRNLIRCSFIVAFTFLCSIFASVSYADSAALHIKEAFTRKCAEVSEKTFSIMNNKNSSSQQKEKALEEILYNTMSVEQMAQFAASSFWNNMSEVQKNSYIKAYSSYMVKQYIPKIQKYISSDIKVGDVRELSKDNYRIKASIILMTNEQRKEPTNITFDCTYDGKELKIWNISAEGFSLLLNQKEEFRSIILREGVDNFITKLSQK